A window from Desulfobacterales bacterium encodes these proteins:
- a CDS encoding branched-chain amino acid ABC transporter permease, which yields MTVFIQNLINALQWGSFYALIALGYSMVYSILMLFNFAHGDIFMVGAYIGYGVAAGLVALSAMGALALPGWLILVLTILISMFLTSFVGILVERVGYRPLREAPRASAAITGLMIGIILETGNLILLGAQRVKFPSLIQTVTYNLGSVYVTNQKIMIVGVSLALAAALHQFIKRTKWGMAMRAMAFDYAVVPLMGVPLNRMIALTFGLGSALAAAAGILFGVAYPVLDPYMGIVFGWKAFVASILGGRGSVVGATLAGFLLGFIEIFVAMIFPSTMRDFIAYSIILLILAFRPHGFFGEAYSARLRL from the coding sequence ATGACCGTTTTTATCCAGAACCTGATTAATGCACTGCAATGGGGCAGTTTCTATGCCCTGATCGCACTGGGGTACTCGATGGTCTATAGTATCCTGATGCTGTTTAATTTTGCCCACGGCGACATCTTCATGGTCGGCGCTTACATCGGGTACGGGGTAGCGGCAGGTCTGGTGGCGCTGAGCGCCATGGGCGCCCTGGCGTTGCCCGGCTGGTTGATCCTGGTCCTGACCATCCTTATTTCAATGTTCCTCACATCGTTTGTGGGCATCTTGGTGGAGCGGGTCGGTTATCGGCCGCTGCGTGAGGCCCCGCGGGCGTCGGCGGCCATTACCGGTCTGATGATCGGCATTATTCTGGAAACCGGCAATCTGATCCTGCTTGGCGCCCAGCGGGTCAAATTTCCGTCTTTGATTCAAACCGTCACCTACAACCTGGGCAGCGTCTATGTGACCAACCAGAAAATCATGATTGTGGGGGTTTCGCTGGCGCTGGCAGCTGCGTTGCACCAGTTTATCAAGCGGACCAAGTGGGGTATGGCCATGCGGGCCATGGCCTTTGATTACGCGGTTGTTCCCCTCATGGGGGTGCCGCTGAACCGGATGATCGCCCTGACCTTCGGCCTGGGGTCGGCCCTTGCGGCCGCAGCCGGGATTCTTTTCGGAGTGGCCTATCCTGTCCTGGACCCCTATATGGGGATTGTTTTCGGATGGAAGGCCTTTGTCGCATCCATTCTGGGCGGCCGGGGTTCCGTTGTCGGGGCGACGCTGGCGGGATTTCTGCTGGGCTTTATCGAAATCTTCGTGGCGATGATCTTCCCATCGACCATGCGCGATTTTATTGCCTATTCCATTATCCTGCTGATTCTGGCCTTTCGGCCCCATGGATTTTTCGGTGAAGCATACAGCGCCCGGCTCAGGCTATAG
- a CDS encoding ABC transporter substrate-binding protein, giving the protein MKKKLLLTAIFTCVAVSLVFWACGPKGPETIKIGINAPITGDIPKVGEGTKFAAQMWLEDINAAGGLQVGDKKYKVELVIEDNESKAESAVKANTKMITEDGVLAIVGPQSSKQAVPAGEVANNYKTPMITPWSTNPNTTKDRPYVFRACFLDPFQGPVVAKFVKEEYKFTKAAVLYDVASDYPKGLAEFFKAAWEELNGAGSVVAYESFTTKDADFSAQLTKIRNSGAEFLFTPQYYNEVALIVQQAHQLGWNKPIVGSDSWGSAETVKLCGKDCFGLFFSTHYAAAGAKGATKEFIDRYNQKHGYVPDDVGALTWDAIRIVQKAIEGAGKLTGDIKKDRKAVRDAMAAIKNFEGITGAMTFNESGDPSKCAVIVKINDAGEFEFFKAVCP; this is encoded by the coding sequence ATGAAGAAAAAATTATTGTTGACGGCGATTTTCACGTGCGTTGCGGTGAGCCTTGTTTTCTGGGCCTGCGGACCGAAAGGTCCGGAAACCATAAAGATCGGCATCAATGCGCCGATTACCGGCGATATCCCCAAGGTCGGCGAGGGCACGAAATTTGCCGCGCAGATGTGGCTGGAAGATATCAATGCGGCCGGCGGGCTGCAGGTCGGGGACAAGAAGTATAAGGTCGAACTGGTCATTGAGGACAATGAGTCCAAGGCGGAATCGGCTGTTAAGGCCAACACCAAGATGATCACCGAAGACGGTGTTTTGGCGATTGTCGGACCGCAATCCTCCAAGCAGGCGGTACCGGCCGGCGAAGTCGCCAACAACTACAAAACCCCCATGATTACGCCCTGGTCCACCAACCCCAACACCACCAAGGATCGTCCCTATGTATTCCGCGCCTGCTTCCTGGATCCGTTCCAGGGGCCGGTCGTGGCCAAATTCGTAAAGGAGGAATACAAATTCACCAAGGCGGCCGTTCTTTACGATGTTGCCAGCGACTATCCCAAAGGGCTGGCAGAATTTTTCAAGGCTGCCTGGGAGGAACTCAACGGGGCCGGCTCGGTGGTGGCCTATGAGAGTTTTACCACCAAGGACGCGGACTTCAGCGCCCAGTTGACAAAAATCCGCAACTCCGGCGCGGAATTTTTATTTACGCCCCAGTATTACAATGAGGTGGCGCTGATCGTGCAGCAGGCTCATCAGCTGGGCTGGAACAAACCCATCGTCGGCAGCGATAGCTGGGGGTCGGCTGAAACGGTCAAACTTTGCGGAAAGGACTGCTTCGGCCTGTTCTTCAGCACGCACTATGCCGCGGCCGGCGCCAAAGGGGCCACCAAGGAGTTCATCGACCGATATAATCAGAAGCACGGCTACGTTCCCGATGATGTGGGCGCCTTGACCTGGGATGCCATTCGCATTGTCCAGAAGGCGATTGAAGGCGCCGGCAAGCTCACCGGCGACATTAAAAAGGACCGTAAGGCCGTTCGCGATGCCATGGCGGCCATCAAGAACTTTGAGGGCATCACCGGCGCGATGACCTTTAATGAAAGCGGCGATCCGAGCAAATGTGCCGTTATCGTTAAAATCAACGACGCCGGCGAATTTGAATTCTTTAAGGCGGTTTGTCCATAA
- a CDS encoding dual specificity protein phosphatase, producing MAINRPSSPPDIVWIVPGFSLGSRPYDHQRQAIAHLGIQVIIALHEPAQGETEDWRLLGVRLVPVPMPDWVGIPLIGFDRVVALICSCLDAGQPVLLHCLAGINRAPTFAAAVLCRRQGIDVDSALATVQRVRPAARPTSEQEKSLRQWQALRCI from the coding sequence CCGGGGTTTTCCCTGGGGTCCCGTCCCTACGATCATCAGCGCCAGGCGATCGCACATCTCGGAATTCAGGTCATCATTGCCCTGCATGAACCGGCGCAAGGAGAAACCGAAGACTGGCGGTTGTTGGGGGTGCGCCTGGTTCCGGTTCCGATGCCGGACTGGGTCGGGATTCCCCTTATAGGTTTTGACCGCGTGGTCGCGCTGATTTGCTCCTGTCTGGATGCGGGCCAGCCGGTACTGCTGCACTGCCTGGCCGGTATCAACCGGGCGCCCACCTTTGCGGCAGCGGTGTTGTGCCGTCGCCAGGGAATCGATGTTGACTCGGCCCTTGCAACCGTTCAGCGCGTCCGCCCGGCCGCCAGACCGACTTCGGAACAGGAAAAATCACTGCGGCAGTGGCAGGCCCTTCGTTGCATATAA